A DNA window from Amycolatopsis sp. DSM 110486 contains the following coding sequences:
- a CDS encoding type I polyketide synthase, producing the protein MTQSPSTEQIVAALRQSMTDNERLKAENKKLSAQLHEPIAIIGMGCRYPGGVTTPDELWQLVAGGVDAIGEFPADRGWDTASIHDPSGSRPGTTYSNEGGFLHEAADFEPEFFGISPREALTLDPQQRVLLETAWEAVERAGIVPATLRGTSTGVFTGVMYHDYGAGSSDGSLISGRVSYTLGLEGPSVSVDTACSSSLVAMHLAAQALRRGECSLALAGGVTVMVTPDMFVYFSEQHGLSSDGRCKAFGSGADGVGCSEGAGMLLLERLSDARRNGHHVLAVLRGSAVNSDGASSGITVPNGPAQQRVIRAALADGGLDLSDVDFVEAHGTGTKLGDPIEAQALIATYGKVTTPDRPLYVGSFKSNVGHTQAAAGVGGVIKVVEALQRGVLPRTLHAAEPSPHVDWSDGTVALLADERAWPETGRARRAAVSSFGISGTNAHVIVEQGDPAPEPSAEGGPVTWLFSATGPDAMRAQAGRLAEVSGSAADVGLSLVTTRTLAEYRAGVVAADRVGAVRALTEYAAGRAPAGVVEGVAAPRKTAFLFTGQGAQRAGMGLELASAYPVFAAALDEVAAELDPHLDTPLRELLADAAKLDETGYTQPALFAVEVAVFRLLEAWGVRADRLVGHSIGELAAAHCAGVFSLADACRLVAARARLMQALPRGGAMVAVRATEDEVRPLLTDGVGIAAVNGADSVVLSGVEDAVLSVAEKFARTSRLRVSHAFHSPLMEPMLAEFAAVAAEVSYSAPAIPVVSTAGGDLSTPDYWVRQVREAVRFADALRAVLDDGVSTFVEVGPSAVLTAMGQSCLAGDERATFVPVLRKDRPEAESAATAVATLFTAGVPVDFEAFYAGAHRVELPTYAFQRKRYWLDNPTGARVRGVAEVGQREAGHPLLGAVVVAADSGGAVLTGKLSLSAQPWLGDHVVQGAALFPGTAFVELAVRAGDEVGCARLDELTLAAPLILPEQGGVRLQVTVGAEDEDGTRSLGIYSQADGADEWVQHGSGRLSSTVDAIPEAAEWPPAGAVEIDVTGRYDELAAQGFDYGPVFAGLHRVWQVGDRLAAEVAVPEHANAEAFGLHPALLDAALHTIGLAGPTEDKPVLPFAWSGVSLHAGGASSLRVLISSDVENTVSLTATDPSGSPVLSVEALALRPIADDAFAPAGRSAVDDSLFRVEWPAWSGEPAAAVTSAVLGEDVFGLGGQSFADLESLVAGIRGGDAVADVVFVPFAEPGEATPAGAREAVHRLLALAQAWVGEEMLSASRLVVVARRAIGTRPDEAVADLTHAALWGVVRTAQLEYPDRFMVLDLDDGPVPVAEALGAMYADEPGVAVRDGQVLVHRLAKFVPDEKPVHLDGTVLVTGATGVLGKLIARHLVTSYGVRDLLLTSRRGLDAPGALEFVASLEELGASVSLVACDLASRAAVVSLLDGVSLSAVIHTAGVVDDGVLLSLTPERMDAVLRPKVDAAWHLSELTASMDLAAFVLYSSAGGTLGAAGQANYSAANVFLDALAQHRVAAGLPGVSLAWGLWSEGGMSGELGDTDLIRMARSGVFGLSFADGLELFDAVFGTTEPALVPVRLDMSGLRADAHSVPAMLRGLVKRSTRRRVEVVDDSWGRVSSLPAGERPRAVVELVCGTAAVVLGHDNAGAVDPRKGFIELGFDSLTAIELRNRLDVVTGLRLPATLIFDYPSVEVLAEFLAESVEDGPSDVEVRVEELVAALRSADADVRGKVLERLKTVVGEFSEDDEVEDASADELFAMLDEELGAR; encoded by the coding sequence GTGACCCAGTCCCCGTCGACCGAGCAGATCGTCGCCGCGCTGCGGCAGTCCATGACGGACAACGAACGGCTCAAGGCGGAAAACAAGAAGCTCTCCGCCCAGCTGCACGAGCCGATCGCGATCATCGGCATGGGCTGCCGCTACCCCGGTGGTGTCACGACTCCGGACGAGCTGTGGCAGCTGGTCGCCGGCGGTGTCGACGCGATCGGCGAGTTCCCGGCCGATCGCGGCTGGGACACCGCGTCGATCCACGACCCCAGTGGTTCCCGGCCCGGCACGACGTACTCGAACGAAGGCGGTTTCCTGCACGAAGCCGCTGACTTCGAGCCCGAGTTCTTCGGGATCTCGCCGCGTGAGGCGCTCACGCTCGACCCGCAGCAGCGCGTGCTGCTGGAGACGGCGTGGGAAGCCGTGGAGCGCGCCGGGATCGTGCCGGCGACGCTGCGCGGCACCAGCACCGGTGTGTTCACCGGCGTGATGTACCACGACTACGGCGCGGGCAGCAGCGACGGCAGCCTCATCTCCGGGCGTGTCTCGTACACGCTCGGGCTCGAAGGACCGTCGGTGTCGGTGGACACGGCGTGCTCGTCTTCGCTGGTCGCCATGCACCTCGCGGCGCAGGCACTGCGGCGCGGCGAGTGTTCGCTGGCGCTGGCCGGCGGCGTGACGGTGATGGTGACGCCGGACATGTTCGTGTACTTCAGCGAGCAGCACGGGCTGTCCTCCGACGGGCGCTGCAAGGCGTTCGGCAGCGGCGCCGACGGCGTCGGCTGCTCCGAGGGCGCCGGGATGCTGCTGCTGGAGCGGCTTTCGGACGCCCGCCGTAACGGTCACCACGTGCTCGCCGTGCTGCGCGGCAGCGCGGTGAACTCCGACGGCGCGTCGAGCGGCATCACCGTGCCCAACGGCCCGGCGCAGCAGCGCGTGATCCGCGCGGCGCTGGCCGACGGTGGCCTCGATCTGTCCGATGTGGACTTCGTCGAGGCGCACGGCACCGGCACGAAGCTGGGTGACCCGATCGAGGCGCAGGCGCTGATCGCGACGTACGGCAAGGTGACGACGCCCGATCGGCCGCTGTACGTCGGCTCGTTCAAGTCGAATGTCGGGCACACGCAGGCCGCGGCCGGCGTCGGTGGTGTGATCAAGGTGGTGGAGGCGCTGCAGCGTGGTGTCCTGCCGCGCACGCTGCACGCCGCGGAGCCGTCGCCGCACGTCGACTGGTCCGACGGCACGGTCGCGTTGCTCGCGGACGAGCGGGCGTGGCCGGAGACGGGGCGCGCGCGGCGGGCCGCGGTGTCGTCGTTCGGCATCAGCGGCACGAACGCGCACGTGATCGTGGAGCAGGGCGACCCGGCTCCGGAGCCTTCGGCCGAGGGCGGGCCCGTGACGTGGCTGTTCTCGGCCACCGGGCCCGACGCCATGCGGGCGCAGGCGGGCCGGCTGGCGGAGGTTTCGGGCTCGGCCGCGGACGTCGGGCTGTCGCTGGTGACCACGCGGACGTTGGCCGAGTACCGGGCCGGTGTCGTGGCGGCCGATCGCGTCGGTGCGGTGCGGGCGTTGACGGAGTACGCCGCCGGGCGCGCGCCGGCCGGAGTTGTCGAAGGTGTCGCGGCGCCGCGGAAGACGGCGTTCCTGTTCACCGGCCAGGGCGCGCAGCGGGCCGGGATGGGGCTGGAGCTGGCGTCGGCGTATCCCGTCTTCGCCGCCGCGCTGGACGAGGTTGCCGCCGAGCTGGACCCGCACCTGGACACGCCGCTGCGCGAACTGCTGGCGGACGCGGCGAAGCTCGACGAGACCGGCTACACACAGCCGGCGCTGTTCGCGGTCGAGGTCGCGGTGTTCCGGCTCCTGGAAGCGTGGGGGGTGCGGGCGGACCGGCTGGTCGGGCATTCGATCGGCGAGCTCGCGGCCGCGCACTGCGCCGGGGTGTTCTCGCTGGCCGACGCGTGCCGGCTGGTGGCCGCGCGGGCGCGGTTGATGCAGGCGCTCCCCCGCGGCGGCGCGATGGTCGCGGTGCGGGCGACGGAGGACGAGGTCCGGCCGCTGCTCACCGACGGCGTCGGGATCGCCGCGGTCAACGGGGCCGATTCGGTCGTGCTGTCCGGGGTCGAGGACGCGGTGCTCTCGGTCGCGGAGAAGTTCGCGCGGACGTCGCGGTTGCGGGTGTCGCACGCGTTCCACTCGCCGTTGATGGAGCCGATGCTGGCCGAGTTCGCCGCGGTGGCGGCGGAGGTGAGCTACTCGGCGCCGGCGATTCCGGTCGTGTCCACGGCCGGTGGCGATCTGTCCACTCCGGACTACTGGGTGCGGCAGGTGCGTGAGGCGGTGCGGTTCGCCGACGCCCTGCGCGCGGTGCTGGACGACGGCGTGAGCACGTTCGTCGAGGTCGGGCCGAGCGCGGTCCTCACGGCGATGGGGCAGAGCTGCCTGGCCGGCGACGAGCGGGCGACGTTTGTGCCGGTGCTGCGCAAGGACCGGCCGGAGGCCGAAAGCGCGGCCACGGCGGTCGCGACGCTGTTCACGGCCGGCGTGCCCGTCGACTTCGAGGCGTTCTACGCCGGGGCGCACCGCGTGGAGCTGCCGACGTATGCGTTCCAGCGCAAGCGTTATTGGCTCGACAACCCGACCGGCGCCCGCGTGCGTGGCGTGGCCGAGGTCGGCCAGCGCGAGGCGGGGCACCCGTTGCTGGGTGCCGTCGTGGTCGCGGCGGACTCGGGTGGCGCGGTCCTCACGGGCAAGCTTTCGCTGAGCGCGCAGCCGTGGCTGGGCGATCACGTGGTGCAGGGAGCGGCGTTGTTCCCGGGCACGGCGTTCGTGGAGCTGGCCGTGCGGGCCGGCGACGAGGTCGGGTGCGCCCGGCTCGACGAGCTGACGCTGGCCGCGCCGCTGATCCTGCCCGAGCAGGGCGGCGTGCGGCTGCAGGTCACGGTCGGCGCGGAAGACGAAGACGGCACGCGGTCGCTGGGGATCTACTCGCAGGCCGACGGCGCTGACGAGTGGGTTCAGCACGGTAGCGGCCGTCTTTCGTCCACTGTGGACGCGATTCCGGAAGCCGCCGAGTGGCCGCCGGCGGGGGCGGTCGAGATCGACGTGACCGGCCGCTACGACGAACTCGCGGCCCAGGGCTTCGACTACGGGCCGGTGTTCGCCGGACTGCACCGCGTCTGGCAGGTGGGTGACCGGCTCGCGGCCGAGGTGGCCGTGCCGGAGCACGCGAACGCCGAGGCCTTCGGCTTGCACCCCGCGTTGCTGGACGCCGCGTTGCACACGATCGGCCTCGCCGGACCGACGGAGGACAAGCCGGTGCTGCCGTTCGCGTGGTCCGGGGTGTCGCTGCACGCCGGTGGCGCGTCGAGCCTGCGGGTGCTGATCTCCTCCGACGTCGAGAACACGGTGTCGCTGACGGCGACTGACCCGAGCGGTTCGCCGGTGCTGAGCGTCGAAGCGCTGGCGCTGCGGCCGATCGCCGACGACGCGTTCGCGCCGGCCGGGCGTTCGGCGGTGGACGACTCGCTGTTCCGCGTCGAATGGCCGGCGTGGTCCGGTGAGCCGGCCGCCGCCGTGACGTCGGCGGTGCTCGGTGAGGACGTCTTCGGTCTCGGTGGACAGTCATTCGCGGACCTCGAATCGCTGGTTGCCGGGATCCGTGGTGGCGACGCGGTCGCGGACGTGGTGTTCGTGCCGTTTGCCGAGCCCGGGGAGGCCACACCGGCAGGAGCACGCGAAGCCGTGCACCGGCTGCTGGCGCTGGCGCAGGCGTGGGTCGGAGAAGAAATGCTGAGTGCGTCGCGGCTGGTCGTCGTGGCGCGCCGCGCGATCGGCACCCGCCCGGACGAGGCCGTGGCCGACCTGACGCACGCGGCGCTCTGGGGTGTCGTGCGGACCGCGCAGCTGGAGTACCCGGACCGGTTCATGGTCCTGGACCTGGACGACGGACCGGTGCCGGTCGCCGAGGCCCTCGGGGCGATGTACGCCGACGAGCCCGGTGTGGCCGTGCGCGACGGCCAGGTGCTGGTGCACCGGCTGGCCAAGTTCGTGCCGGACGAAAAGCCGGTGCACCTCGACGGAACCGTGCTGGTCACCGGGGCGACTGGCGTGCTGGGCAAGCTGATCGCGCGGCACCTGGTGACGTCGTACGGTGTGCGGGACCTGCTCCTGACCAGCCGACGGGGACTCGATGCGCCTGGTGCGCTGGAGTTCGTGGCTTCCCTGGAGGAGCTGGGAGCTTCCGTCTCGCTGGTCGCGTGCGATCTGGCTTCGCGTGCCGCGGTGGTTTCGCTGCTGGACGGCGTTTCCCTGTCCGCGGTGATCCACACGGCCGGTGTGGTCGACGACGGCGTGCTGCTGTCACTGACTCCGGAGCGGATGGACGCGGTGCTGCGGCCGAAGGTCGACGCCGCGTGGCACCTGTCGGAGCTGACGGCGTCGATGGACCTGGCGGCCTTCGTGCTGTACTCGTCGGCCGGCGGCACGCTGGGCGCGGCCGGTCAGGCGAACTACTCGGCGGCCAACGTGTTCCTGGACGCGCTGGCGCAACACCGCGTCGCGGCCGGGCTGCCGGGCGTTTCCCTGGCCTGGGGGCTGTGGTCCGAGGGCGGCATGTCCGGCGAGCTCGGCGACACCGACCTCATCCGCATGGCCCGCTCCGGCGTCTTCGGTCTGTCCTTTGCGGACGGTCTGGAGCTGTTCGACGCCGTTTTCGGCACGACGGAACCCGCGTTGGTGCCGGTGCGGCTGGACATGTCCGGGCTGCGAGCCGACGCGCACAGCGTGCCGGCGATGCTGCGGGGGCTGGTCAAACGGTCGACGCGGCGTCGGGTCGAGGTGGTCGACGACTCGTGGGGCCGCGTTTCCTCGCTGCCCGCCGGAGAACGTCCGCGGGCCGTCGTGGAGCTGGTTTGCGGGACCGCCGCGGTGGTGCTCGGACATGACAACGCCGGTGCCGTCGACCCGCGCAAGGGCTTCATCGAGCTCGGCTTCGACTCGTTGACGGCGATCGAGCTGCGCAATCGCCTCGACGTGGTGACCGGGCTGCGGCTGCCGGCCACGCTGATCTTCGACTACCCCTCGGTGGAGGTACTGGCCGAGTTCCTCGCGGAGTCAGTGGAGGACGGCCCGTCCGATGTCGAGGTGCGGGTGGAGGAGCTGGTGGCGGCGCTGCGGAGCGCCGACGCCGACGTGCGGGGCAAGGTCCTGGAGCGGCTGAAGACCGTCGTGGGGGAGTTCTCCGAGGACGACGAGGTCGAAGACGCCAGCGCCGACGAGCTGTTCGCGATGCTGGACGAGGAGCTCGGCGCGCGGTAA